In one window of Canis lupus baileyi chromosome 10, mCanLup2.hap1, whole genome shotgun sequence DNA:
- the LOC140641624 gene encoding protein SPATA31F1-like isoform X2 has translation MDMESKVRKRHRKVRIRDAASRARRFCQEEADKPWELLSVMRSQDWLPQEGSVRRLLCADTCCQICNAMALEIQQLLSLQQRSLHCKALSFRSATPPVLELMDQKCLTQSAVQSTDAVRIHDCWAEHLQLGQGFQIPEVTCVPETMSCLRLEEPQVPVNQQQMIQSTPGLVCGNQGHWPLNSQVSLQTLNREITTLTHPMAWHMVTVLPAHLPFLSPEVLRLLEVHVKKWMHFQRWGLPRRVEESLRQLMPNPPLFCQAINNQPVSFIQKNTSKFSIETLGPYSCENWASCMANQPTQAFWVSEWSIMGPEQRHHQQQIPNHMALALPSPALKDSSALYALPGYQNHDSVGHLQQKYIQLFCGLPSLHSESLVNTFLGSQNFSMNGSVSKHPLKDPFLKDFSILPLLPKTPPQSDASSSPSSQNWVIPSDNQQPQNSVPLLTLAECNALEWHLLQRQLQLRWGLSAVFQRPQNTQNPMQYRPDGRAQSPEKTSWPVKPITVLTRELVFFPEHGRRLLEFHLQRQLIHHRWGLPQKIQESIQLLLSSSDQSTLSWSSTALATVHAPQPTALEAPGAGDPFSPVTDQVPVPMPHLFDQAKAILQSHINSKCGQIHQGKVPACVCSSWQCIIPGGLQVAPFTCIPESKPLELQATTDPALQQKAGAWIPTALDQQQQAPPDPVTEHIKLPQALSEGAIEKLETTLRHKYLAFLSGLPALYYVALSRAMAPAISTQAVITGMVPGPGEFPTEPLTQMISSEEQCLSPGPCFQDANKTCADTAEERQVEEQVEQMIEEVPLESQAEASELYTLKKPILAKLNFHLRKKILEIQLGIPIKARESREQTGATPDNTSTQESLRSLNNQGKTLLQDLPIPPDAPRAPDPEWLHLKEQLAIELKAVQQNQKQPSSRAVPHGSAHWASKISPPSGDVKEAQVLCVHLEASANSPSLEEPWSPEPQSPGKSKDSAQVPMLAEKREDPGKPKLAGDHGEGDAGFPCSFTREISDPDEAQRPKGILLNRAPRTPQRKSHNFHLAAPFEHNTRHHPQIKLPEPSPGIPGVKVSEKNDLHDSLTKLSVILKPARIPKNVQPMVLQASQGQPFLGQLIQARPLQGQTLKGQVLQGQEMPVHTHKRPSLPEAGLRSRMKSFLYCFNSKMKGKGHKESMFSIAGKVANPRKENVQKILAPAKSPVGQTNTQKTRGNSKAQSSPTEKQVCLGFLDGLHSPDSKLRHRSHSHQLHSASVLDHPRHCPRHCPRMACVTQSGNAP, from the exons ATGGATATGGAAAGCAAAGTTAggaaa CGTCACCGAAAAGTCAGGATAAGAGATGCAGCATCAAGAG CTAGGAGATTTTGTCAGGAAGAAGCTGATAAGCCGTGGGAGCTGCTCTCTGTCATGAGAAG CCAGGACTGGCTTCCTCAGGAAGGAAGTGTGCGGCGGCTCCTGTGTGCAGATACCTGCTGCCAAATCTGCAATGCCATGGCTCTGGAGATTCAGCAGTTGCTG AGTCTGCAGCAACGTTCCCTACACTGCAAAGCACTTTCATTTCGATCTGCAACGCCTCCAGTGTTAGAATTAATGGATCAGAAATGCTTAACACAATCAGCTGTCCAGTCAACTGATGCAGTCAGGATCCATGATTGCTGGGCTGAACACCTCCAGCTGGGGCAGGGATTTCAAATTCCGGAGGTGACTTGTGTCCCAGAGACTATGTCTTGTTTAAGACTTGAAGAGCCTCAGGTTCCAGTAAACCAGCAGCAGATGATACAGAGCACTCCCGGCCTTGTCTGTGGAAACCAAGGGCATTGGCCCTTGAATTCCCAGGTCTCTCTGCAGACCCTAAACCGAGAAATCACTACACTGACCCACCCTATGGCCTGGCATATGGTTActgtcctccctgcccacctgccattCCTCAGTCCTGAAGTCTTGAGGCTTCTTGAAGTACATGtgaaaaaatggatgcatttccaGAGGTGGGGGCTACCCAGACGTGTGGAGGAGTCCCTGCGGCAGCTTATGCCAAACCCACCTTTGTTTTGCCAAGCTATCAATAACCAACCAGTTTCTTTCATCCAGAAGAATACTTCTAAGTTTTCTATCGAAACACTCGGGCCCTATTCCTGCGAGAACTGGGCTTCATGTATGGCTAACCAGCCTACCCAGGCCTTCTGGGTTTCTGAGTGGTCCATCATGGGCCCAGAACAAAGACACCACCAGCAGCAAATCCCAAACCATATGGCCCTGGCCTTGCCCTCTCCAGCCCTTAAAGACTCAAGTGCCCTCTATGCACTTCCTGGTTACCAGAATCATGATTCAGTGGGCCATCTGCAGCAGAAATACATCCAGTTATTCTGTGGACTCCCATCTCTGCACAGTGAGTCCCTGGTTAACACCTTCTTAGGCTCTCAAAACTTCTCCATGAACGGGAGCGTGTCCAAGCATCCCTTGAAGGACCCTTTTCTCAAGGACTTCTCCATCCTCCCTCTGCTGCCTAAAACTCCACCCCAGTCAGATGCATCTTCTTCCCCATCTTCCCAAAACTGGGTCATTCCATCTGACAACCAACAACCTCAAAACAGTGTCCCACTTCTGACGCTGGCTGAGTGCAATGCCTTGGAATGGCACCTGCTGCAGAGGCAGCTCCAGCTTCGATGGGGCTTGTCAGCTGTTTTTCAGAGACCTCAGAATACCCAGAACCCCATGCAGTATAGGCCCGATGGCAGGGCCCAGTCTCCTGAGAAAACTTCTTGGCCAGTGAAGCCCATCACAGTCCTCACTAGGGAACTAGTTTTCTTCCCGGAGCATGGCCGGAGACTGCTGGAATTCCATCTCCAGCGGCAGTTGATTCACCATCGCTGGGGCCTGCCCCAGAAGATCCAGGAGTCCATCCAACTGCTCCTGTCCTCATCTGATCAGTCAACTCTGTCCTGGAGCAGCACAGCCCTAGCCACTGTGCATGCTCCCCAACCTACAGCCCTAGAGGCACCTGGGGCCGGTGACCCATTCTCTCCAGTCACAGACCAAGTACCAGTCCCCATGCCACACTTGTTTGACCAGGCTAAGGCAATATTGCAGAGCCACATCAACTCCAAATGTGGGCAGATTCACCAGGGCAAGGTCCCTGCTTGTGTATGTAGCTCTTGGCAGTGCATAATTCCTGGGGGCCTGCAAGTGGCTCCCTTCACCTGCATCCCAGAAAGCAAGCCCTTGGAGCTACAGGCCACAACTGACCCTGCCCTACAACAGAAAGCTGGGGCCTGGATACCAACGGCCCTTGATCAACAGCAACAAGCCCCACCAGACCCTGTCACTGAACACATTAAGCTGCCCCAAGCCCTGTCCGAGGGAGCCATTGAGAAACTGGAGACGACTCTGAGGCACAAGTACCTTGCCTTCTTGTCAGGGCTGCCTGCTCTTTATTATGTGGCTCTCTCTAGGGCCATGGCACCGGCAATCTCTACCCAAGCTGTAATCACAGGAATGGTGCCTGGACCTGGCGAATTCCCTACTGAACCTCTGACTCAGATGATCTCATCTGAAGAGCAGTGCCTGAGTCCTGGGCCATGCTTCCAAGATGCCAACAAGACTTGTGCAGACACTGCAGAGGAGCGCCAGGTGGAAGAACAGGTGGAACAAATGATCGAGGAGGTGCCTCTAGAAAGCCAGGCAGAGGCCTCTGAGCTTTACACACTCAAAAAACCCATCTTAGCCAAACTAAATTTCCATCTAAGAAAGAAGATCCTAGAGATACAACTGGGAATTCCCATAAAGGCAAGGGAGtccagagaacaaactggggCAACCCCAGACAACACATCCACACAGGAGTCTCTCAGGAGTCTAAACAATCAAGGAAAAACACTGCTCCAGGATCTCCCCATCCCACCAGATGCTCCTCGTGCCCCAGATCCAGAATGGCTTCACCTGAAAGAACAGCTGGCCATTGAGTTAAAGGCAGTGCAGCAGAACCAGAAGCAGCCTAGTTCAAGAGCAGTACCTCATGGCTCTGCCCACTGGGCCTCCAAGATCTCACCGCCCAGCGGAGACGTGAAGGAGGCCCAGGTGCTCTGTGTTCACCTGGAAGCCAGTGCGAACAGCCCCAGCCTGgaggagccctggagccctgagCCCCAAAGCCCTGGCAAAAGCAAGGACTCCGCCCAGGTCCCCATGCTggcagaaaagagagaggaccCAGGGAAACCCAAATTGGCAGGAGACCatggggaaggggatgcaggGTTTCCATGCTCCTTTACAAGAGAAATAAGCGACCCCGATGAAGCCCAGAGGCCAAAAGGGATACTTCTGAATAGGGCACCCCGCACCCCCCAGCGAAAGAGCCATAATTTTCATCTTGCTGCTCCCTTTGAACACAATACCCGGCATCACCCTCAGATTAAGCTTCCAGAGCCATCTCCAGGAATCCCTGGGGTTAAAGTATCCGAGAAGAATGACCTGCACGACAGTCTAACCAAGCTCAGTGTCATCCTCAAGCCAGCAAGGATTCCTAAGAATGTCCAGCCTATGGTGCTCCAGGCATCACAGGGCCAGCCTTTCCTGGGCCAACTCATTCAGGCTAGGCCTTTGCAGGGCCAAACTTTGAAAGGTCAGGTTTTGCAGGGACAGGAGATGCCAGTCCATACTCACAAGAGGCCCAGCCTTCCAGAAGCAGGCTTGAGAAGTAGGATGAAATCCTTCCTGTACTGTTTTAACTCCAAGATGAAAGGCAAAGGGCATAAGGAATCCATGTTCTCTATAGCTGGGAAGGTGGCCAaccccagaaaagaaaatgtacaaaagatCCTGGCTCCTGCCAAAAGTCCGGTGGGGCAAACCAACACTCAGAAGACAAGAGGGAACTCCAAGGCCCAATCTTCCCCCACCGAGAAGCAGGTGTGCCTGGGCTTCTTGGATGGACTCCATTCCCCAGACAGTAAGCTCCGGCACCGCTCCCATTCTCACCAACTCCATTCTGCCTCAGTCCTGGACCACCCTCGCCACTGCCCTAGGCACTGCCCTCGAATGGCTTGTGTCACCCAATCAGGGAATGCACCCTAG
- the LOC140641624 gene encoding protein SPATA31F1-like isoform X1 produces the protein MLSHTFVLWDFKYPLYTYGFIFIILLIIWRVTKSYHGLRLEPQRICCQRHRKVRIRDAASRARRFCQEEADKPWELLSVMRSQDWLPQEGSVRRLLCADTCCQICNAMALEIQQLLSLQQRSLHCKALSFRSATPPVLELMDQKCLTQSAVQSTDAVRIHDCWAEHLQLGQGFQIPEVTCVPETMSCLRLEEPQVPVNQQQMIQSTPGLVCGNQGHWPLNSQVSLQTLNREITTLTHPMAWHMVTVLPAHLPFLSPEVLRLLEVHVKKWMHFQRWGLPRRVEESLRQLMPNPPLFCQAINNQPVSFIQKNTSKFSIETLGPYSCENWASCMANQPTQAFWVSEWSIMGPEQRHHQQQIPNHMALALPSPALKDSSALYALPGYQNHDSVGHLQQKYIQLFCGLPSLHSESLVNTFLGSQNFSMNGSVSKHPLKDPFLKDFSILPLLPKTPPQSDASSSPSSQNWVIPSDNQQPQNSVPLLTLAECNALEWHLLQRQLQLRWGLSAVFQRPQNTQNPMQYRPDGRAQSPEKTSWPVKPITVLTRELVFFPEHGRRLLEFHLQRQLIHHRWGLPQKIQESIQLLLSSSDQSTLSWSSTALATVHAPQPTALEAPGAGDPFSPVTDQVPVPMPHLFDQAKAILQSHINSKCGQIHQGKVPACVCSSWQCIIPGGLQVAPFTCIPESKPLELQATTDPALQQKAGAWIPTALDQQQQAPPDPVTEHIKLPQALSEGAIEKLETTLRHKYLAFLSGLPALYYVALSRAMAPAISTQAVITGMVPGPGEFPTEPLTQMISSEEQCLSPGPCFQDANKTCADTAEERQVEEQVEQMIEEVPLESQAEASELYTLKKPILAKLNFHLRKKILEIQLGIPIKARESREQTGATPDNTSTQESLRSLNNQGKTLLQDLPIPPDAPRAPDPEWLHLKEQLAIELKAVQQNQKQPSSRAVPHGSAHWASKISPPSGDVKEAQVLCVHLEASANSPSLEEPWSPEPQSPGKSKDSAQVPMLAEKREDPGKPKLAGDHGEGDAGFPCSFTREISDPDEAQRPKGILLNRAPRTPQRKSHNFHLAAPFEHNTRHHPQIKLPEPSPGIPGVKVSEKNDLHDSLTKLSVILKPARIPKNVQPMVLQASQGQPFLGQLIQARPLQGQTLKGQVLQGQEMPVHTHKRPSLPEAGLRSRMKSFLYCFNSKMKGKGHKESMFSIAGKVANPRKENVQKILAPAKSPVGQTNTQKTRGNSKAQSSPTEKQVCLGFLDGLHSPDSKLRHRSHSHQLHSASVLDHPRHCPRHCPRMACVTQSGNAP, from the exons ATGTTGAGCCATACTTTTGTTCTGTGGGATTTCAAGTATCCCTTATATACCTATGGCTTCATCTTTATTATTCTTCTAATTATCTGGCGAGTAACAAAGAGTTACCATGGATTAAGGTTGGAACCTCAAAGGATCTGCTGCCAG CGTCACCGAAAAGTCAGGATAAGAGATGCAGCATCAAGAG CTAGGAGATTTTGTCAGGAAGAAGCTGATAAGCCGTGGGAGCTGCTCTCTGTCATGAGAAG CCAGGACTGGCTTCCTCAGGAAGGAAGTGTGCGGCGGCTCCTGTGTGCAGATACCTGCTGCCAAATCTGCAATGCCATGGCTCTGGAGATTCAGCAGTTGCTG AGTCTGCAGCAACGTTCCCTACACTGCAAAGCACTTTCATTTCGATCTGCAACGCCTCCAGTGTTAGAATTAATGGATCAGAAATGCTTAACACAATCAGCTGTCCAGTCAACTGATGCAGTCAGGATCCATGATTGCTGGGCTGAACACCTCCAGCTGGGGCAGGGATTTCAAATTCCGGAGGTGACTTGTGTCCCAGAGACTATGTCTTGTTTAAGACTTGAAGAGCCTCAGGTTCCAGTAAACCAGCAGCAGATGATACAGAGCACTCCCGGCCTTGTCTGTGGAAACCAAGGGCATTGGCCCTTGAATTCCCAGGTCTCTCTGCAGACCCTAAACCGAGAAATCACTACACTGACCCACCCTATGGCCTGGCATATGGTTActgtcctccctgcccacctgccattCCTCAGTCCTGAAGTCTTGAGGCTTCTTGAAGTACATGtgaaaaaatggatgcatttccaGAGGTGGGGGCTACCCAGACGTGTGGAGGAGTCCCTGCGGCAGCTTATGCCAAACCCACCTTTGTTTTGCCAAGCTATCAATAACCAACCAGTTTCTTTCATCCAGAAGAATACTTCTAAGTTTTCTATCGAAACACTCGGGCCCTATTCCTGCGAGAACTGGGCTTCATGTATGGCTAACCAGCCTACCCAGGCCTTCTGGGTTTCTGAGTGGTCCATCATGGGCCCAGAACAAAGACACCACCAGCAGCAAATCCCAAACCATATGGCCCTGGCCTTGCCCTCTCCAGCCCTTAAAGACTCAAGTGCCCTCTATGCACTTCCTGGTTACCAGAATCATGATTCAGTGGGCCATCTGCAGCAGAAATACATCCAGTTATTCTGTGGACTCCCATCTCTGCACAGTGAGTCCCTGGTTAACACCTTCTTAGGCTCTCAAAACTTCTCCATGAACGGGAGCGTGTCCAAGCATCCCTTGAAGGACCCTTTTCTCAAGGACTTCTCCATCCTCCCTCTGCTGCCTAAAACTCCACCCCAGTCAGATGCATCTTCTTCCCCATCTTCCCAAAACTGGGTCATTCCATCTGACAACCAACAACCTCAAAACAGTGTCCCACTTCTGACGCTGGCTGAGTGCAATGCCTTGGAATGGCACCTGCTGCAGAGGCAGCTCCAGCTTCGATGGGGCTTGTCAGCTGTTTTTCAGAGACCTCAGAATACCCAGAACCCCATGCAGTATAGGCCCGATGGCAGGGCCCAGTCTCCTGAGAAAACTTCTTGGCCAGTGAAGCCCATCACAGTCCTCACTAGGGAACTAGTTTTCTTCCCGGAGCATGGCCGGAGACTGCTGGAATTCCATCTCCAGCGGCAGTTGATTCACCATCGCTGGGGCCTGCCCCAGAAGATCCAGGAGTCCATCCAACTGCTCCTGTCCTCATCTGATCAGTCAACTCTGTCCTGGAGCAGCACAGCCCTAGCCACTGTGCATGCTCCCCAACCTACAGCCCTAGAGGCACCTGGGGCCGGTGACCCATTCTCTCCAGTCACAGACCAAGTACCAGTCCCCATGCCACACTTGTTTGACCAGGCTAAGGCAATATTGCAGAGCCACATCAACTCCAAATGTGGGCAGATTCACCAGGGCAAGGTCCCTGCTTGTGTATGTAGCTCTTGGCAGTGCATAATTCCTGGGGGCCTGCAAGTGGCTCCCTTCACCTGCATCCCAGAAAGCAAGCCCTTGGAGCTACAGGCCACAACTGACCCTGCCCTACAACAGAAAGCTGGGGCCTGGATACCAACGGCCCTTGATCAACAGCAACAAGCCCCACCAGACCCTGTCACTGAACACATTAAGCTGCCCCAAGCCCTGTCCGAGGGAGCCATTGAGAAACTGGAGACGACTCTGAGGCACAAGTACCTTGCCTTCTTGTCAGGGCTGCCTGCTCTTTATTATGTGGCTCTCTCTAGGGCCATGGCACCGGCAATCTCTACCCAAGCTGTAATCACAGGAATGGTGCCTGGACCTGGCGAATTCCCTACTGAACCTCTGACTCAGATGATCTCATCTGAAGAGCAGTGCCTGAGTCCTGGGCCATGCTTCCAAGATGCCAACAAGACTTGTGCAGACACTGCAGAGGAGCGCCAGGTGGAAGAACAGGTGGAACAAATGATCGAGGAGGTGCCTCTAGAAAGCCAGGCAGAGGCCTCTGAGCTTTACACACTCAAAAAACCCATCTTAGCCAAACTAAATTTCCATCTAAGAAAGAAGATCCTAGAGATACAACTGGGAATTCCCATAAAGGCAAGGGAGtccagagaacaaactggggCAACCCCAGACAACACATCCACACAGGAGTCTCTCAGGAGTCTAAACAATCAAGGAAAAACACTGCTCCAGGATCTCCCCATCCCACCAGATGCTCCTCGTGCCCCAGATCCAGAATGGCTTCACCTGAAAGAACAGCTGGCCATTGAGTTAAAGGCAGTGCAGCAGAACCAGAAGCAGCCTAGTTCAAGAGCAGTACCTCATGGCTCTGCCCACTGGGCCTCCAAGATCTCACCGCCCAGCGGAGACGTGAAGGAGGCCCAGGTGCTCTGTGTTCACCTGGAAGCCAGTGCGAACAGCCCCAGCCTGgaggagccctggagccctgagCCCCAAAGCCCTGGCAAAAGCAAGGACTCCGCCCAGGTCCCCATGCTggcagaaaagagagaggaccCAGGGAAACCCAAATTGGCAGGAGACCatggggaaggggatgcaggGTTTCCATGCTCCTTTACAAGAGAAATAAGCGACCCCGATGAAGCCCAGAGGCCAAAAGGGATACTTCTGAATAGGGCACCCCGCACCCCCCAGCGAAAGAGCCATAATTTTCATCTTGCTGCTCCCTTTGAACACAATACCCGGCATCACCCTCAGATTAAGCTTCCAGAGCCATCTCCAGGAATCCCTGGGGTTAAAGTATCCGAGAAGAATGACCTGCACGACAGTCTAACCAAGCTCAGTGTCATCCTCAAGCCAGCAAGGATTCCTAAGAATGTCCAGCCTATGGTGCTCCAGGCATCACAGGGCCAGCCTTTCCTGGGCCAACTCATTCAGGCTAGGCCTTTGCAGGGCCAAACTTTGAAAGGTCAGGTTTTGCAGGGACAGGAGATGCCAGTCCATACTCACAAGAGGCCCAGCCTTCCAGAAGCAGGCTTGAGAAGTAGGATGAAATCCTTCCTGTACTGTTTTAACTCCAAGATGAAAGGCAAAGGGCATAAGGAATCCATGTTCTCTATAGCTGGGAAGGTGGCCAaccccagaaaagaaaatgtacaaaagatCCTGGCTCCTGCCAAAAGTCCGGTGGGGCAAACCAACACTCAGAAGACAAGAGGGAACTCCAAGGCCCAATCTTCCCCCACCGAGAAGCAGGTGTGCCTGGGCTTCTTGGATGGACTCCATTCCCCAGACAGTAAGCTCCGGCACCGCTCCCATTCTCACCAACTCCATTCTGCCTCAGTCCTGGACCACCCTCGCCACTGCCCTAGGCACTGCCCTCGAATGGCTTGTGTCACCCAATCAGGGAATGCACCCTAG